The DNA region ATCTCAGAGATCTTTCTTATTAATTTCAAATACTCTCTAGAAATACGTAGTTTCATTggttaaagaaaaaggaaaccagaatttgaatatatttttctACCTTTTGCTTGTAAAGGGAATTTTGTCGACTGTAATGATATGCTTCTGATTTTCTATGAAAGAAATTATTAAGTGAGAAGTAATGCTTGTTTAAAGGCAATATTGACAAGGAAACAATCTTTTTTTGCGTTTAGAAAATCAATTGTTTTGTGTTTCAGGAAACAAAACACAAACCAGAAATCAGGAAATGTACTGATCTCATTTGTCGCAAACCAAACTCAATTGTATATTGTCAATCCCATCGACCAACAATCTAGTTAGTAAAGCATGACTCTAAACGGAAGGGAAAAAAGAATGACCCTGCCTAATGGTACTGAAGAAGTGTCCCGTCGTACAAACTAAACATTTATTTCAGCAGTAGTTAATGACTTTTTTAATAGCAATAGTTATAACATCCAAAGGTCAGAATTAAAAGCAAAGAAAATGGTACTACCAGCAGTTATAGCCTTCATAACGTCCATATGACAGGGAGCAAGAGTAATCTGCCCTACAATAGTTAACTCGAGTAGAAAATCACAAAACAATCCAAAAACATACCACTAAACTTTTATCACTGCCTAATGTCGATGTTTTCATTGGCGCCGGAGCATTTGAAAAACTCTTGGTTTGTTCAGCCCTTTTCCCGGCCTTTTGTTTCTTCTTACATTttaaatgttaattttttttctttgttttccttttttgttctaTTTAGCTTTGAGGGACATCGAACAAGTTTCATTCAACCAGTACTAGTAAGAAGAAAATACAACAGCATACAATATGAttcaaagaatgaaaaaaagaagaagaacattgATGGAATAACACCACATGATGTGAAGAAATGGAACTTAAGTCTTAACTCAACCCTAACTCATGAGGTGACTATTTTCCACGACAGTGTAAGGAGATCGAATTTACATCCCACTTCCGATTGgggacttctaacacatgatgCAAAAATGGAACAGAATCATAAATTGTTTGTTGCAATAATATTGAGTCACACAGTAATATTGCTCCTCATTGGGATCCCTCTCGAATGTATGATATCTGGACTTTTCTTGAGTTGTCTTCCGTAAAAGTATTTTACTTTGTGATGAACTCatatatatctatctatcttactattttaaaagcatgaatataaatgttggttgaccaaaatatccttcaaatattaaatgacttttataccctttaaTGAGCTCTAATCCTATTTCTTATTGAACTATTATCCTATTACCACTAACGTTACGAATCCTATTTTTATTGAGCTACCTAATGGAACGTTTATTACTACTAAAGTTACTAATCATATCTCTTATTGTACGTCTATTACTACTAACTCACTACCAATTtgatctcctttttttttttcttctatgaaTTGTACTCCcaatttaatttgattaatttcgTTTAATAGCAATTTTCAACACTTTTATATCTGTaaatgataataaataaaaatatggtcACTTAATATCTAATATTGGATTATCTTAGTCGTAACATGTTTTCTAtatggggaaaaaaaagaaaaaaataaatacccAGAACATCAATTTCAAAGAATATTAATTAGATACAACCTATACTATTAGTAAGTTTTTTGtaacttataaaataaatatttacaatAACAAATAATATTATCTAATATTTTTTCTATAATTTAGATTGAATAGGAATAACGTGCAACTGCACGTTCGTAGAGACtagttattttaaaagcatgaatataaatgttggtcgATCAAAATATCCATCAAATATTGAACAacttttatacccttttaagttaaaattttcTCTAGAAGTAATATATCATATTGGATAAAATTGTGATATTAACTTTTTCCTAATATCTAGGACTTCGAACTcaaccaaaaaattaaaatcttaaAACCAATGTAATTATATTAGGATTTTACTAGATATCTTGGGCTTTGATTTCCAATAAAGAATTGTTATTTGACTACAATTTTAAAACCATAATCCTAAATCTCTATACTATTAAGAACAGAGCTAACGTTGTTATCATCTTGAAATCTAAACAAAAGATACACAAATAAATAAGACTGAGTAATGGATTGGTTTTATGTTGAGTTATTAAagatataaataatattaataaccaaCTGCAGTTTCTATCTTATTAAAGACATAATACAACGGATGAAGAGTCTGCTTACATCTCTAACTCCAATGTTAACGCAGTCTTTGAAGTTTTAGGTTCTGCAAATTCTTACTGACGAGGTTGAGATATATTCTGCCTTGTTGGCCAAATAACAATTAGGCTTTACAGTTCTTTTCCATTACGATCATTGTTTGATGCATAGAAAAACGCaaggaaagaaataaatttaattGCAGAAGATAAGAATGTGACAGTAGATcaaacatgaaaaatagtaAAAAGGTATCCCAATCGTTTCACGGGGAGAAGAACGCTGGAATGGAACCAGAATTTGCCGAGTTGGGATAATTTTTTTCCGGTGAATTTGCTAGAGAAGGTactcataaaataaagagtaatttagtcaaattataattattttacattaataataaatagatTAAAAGATTATTAAATCAAAATAAGGGAGATTAACATAATATCATAAACCACAAGGGGGTTAATCTTACGAAGTGAAATCTGAGGGGAGGtctctaaaattatttcttaataacaaataactttaaaaaacgTAATATCACAAATCACAAGAGAGCTTAGTATTATAAAGCGAAACCTAAAGAGAGATCTCCAAAATTATTCCTTAATAATAATAGGATAAAGGAATTGTTacaaataaatcaaattaaGGTAGATAAACCTAATATCGTAAACCACAAAGCAAGCTAGTATTATGAAGCGAAACTTAAGGAGAGGTTTCTGAAATTATCCCTTAAAAGTTTAGATAATACAATAGGTTTTACATTTCAAAATCAATATATTTTGGACTAGCTTTGGCTTTAAATAGTGCAACTAATTCTTTTGTGTCCTATAGCCTTTCTGGACTAACCCATCGAGAactatataattatttttcttttatttagcATTATTATAGGAATCATATGTCTTATCGTCTTTCTGGACTAATGCTAAAAGTGTTACTCCAATAGCTATTGCCAACTCAAATAAGCCTAAGAAAATGTTACTTAATAAAACAAGTTATGTATGAATTGAGGTATTAATCATATTAGATAGCAGGAAGTCACAATAGGAAGCAGCTTCTCAGGGTTTAATCTACCAAGTATTTCATAATATCTCCGTAACGATAACAAAACAAATATTATCTAATATTTTTACTATGATCGAGATTGACCTGAAATAACGCGCaagcatcatatatatatatatatatatatatatatatatatatatatatatatatatatatatatatatataaaacttctaAATGACTTAGCCAACAATTGATATTGACACCAGTaggataaaaatatttaatagcaGGTAATTTTTATGCATCTGAAGGTTAAATACACAAAGTAAAATATCATAGAAACTGAAACTGGAGTAAAATCATAACGCAGCGAAGAAAACTGCTATTATAAATTCCCTTAATCCTAATTCCTTCCCTAATTTCAGCCACAAAATCTCCTTATCTTCTGATCCTGTATTAGTCACTAGATAATCTCaactactttttaatttttaagctTAATGTTAACCATTAAATAGGATGAATGATGCAAAAATTCAGCAACTTCCTAATACTATTGAATGCCGCACAAGGTCAAGAGACACTAACCAAAGAATTATTAAAGGTTAATGGATATAAACATCCTAATTACTTGGCTTTGAGATTATGGTATGCCCCACGAGTTCAAGAAATTAACATAGACCAAACAGTGATTTATCTTGAacatgcataacataataaacatcTCTTTCATCTTTCCCATATTGTTATTACAAATGATTTAGCTTTAaaactccaatttttctttgttttgtctAATCATAATCATGAATTCGGACCAATTTGGTCAAGAAACGATGTTTTGTCCCTTTCTTCCAGGGGACATTGTCATCGACATTCTTTTGAGACTTCCAGTAAAATCTTTGTCACGTTTTACATCTGTATCTAAACCCTTTTGTTCATTAATCAAGAATCCTAATTTTATCTCCAAACAACACGCAAAAACTACACAAGAAAAGCCACCTGATCTCCTAATTATGGGTCGCCATCATAAAACTCTTGAAGTCACGGTACGTTTAACTAAGTCTCTAACAAAACCTCGCCATGTTATTCCACCACCTCTACATTTCGATGTGCCATTTGGTGTGACTTCCGAAAAGACAAGAATTGTGGGCTCTGCCAATGGCTTAGTCTGCTTGAATTTAATTAACCATAATGGCGTCGCGATTGTTATATGGAATCCAGCCATTAAAACATTCAAGCCAATTCCGAAATCCCCAAATGTCTCAAGCCTAGGTAAACTCACTGTAACAGACTTAGGGTTTGGTTATCACCCAGGAAACGATGACTACATGATTGTTCGACTTCTGAACGTTGCTACGTCAAGGAGGAAGTACGAGGTTGAAGTTTACATGCTAAGCACGAATTCTTGGAGAAAAATAGCAAGTGATGGACGTATTTTACAAGTGATACGTCCATTTTGGAAACCAATGGCACCCGGAATGATTGTAGTAAAAGGTGTTGCCTATTGGGTAGGAGTTGAAGTTAGAAACGAAGAAATGTGTAGTGTTGTTGTTTCTTTGGAAATGACTAGTGAGGAGTTGACTTTTATCTTGCCACCTATTGAACATCATGGCATTGTGGTTGACCTAATTAGGGAAGCAACAACATTGAGACTTTTCAATTTAAATGAATCTTTGGCTTTGATTTATTCTACAAATCTTGAAAAAGTTGATATATGGTTGAATAATGGATTTGATATATGGGTGTTAAATAAGGAATTAAGGACTTGGACTAGAATACTTAAAGTTGAACCTATTGAAGGGTTTTTATTAGAAGCTGGATTTTGGGAGAATTCTAAGGCATTAGTTGCAcaagagaggaaagaaatgtgttatgatgaaAATGGAGAATATGTTTATACAAAAGGTGAGACAAAGTTATTTTTATATGATGTTACTAAAGGAGATTTTGAGATTATTGAAAATCATGAGCTTCGTGCACCATTTCAAGCTTATAGTTATTCGGAGAGCTTAGTACCTGTGAATGGAGGAGTTGATGTTGTAAAGGAGGTTGATTTGTCAAAGTTTTTGGATTTTGATCCTTTACTTTTTTGAGTTACCCAAATTTACCTTTGATGAGATTTCGAATTCAGCTTAGTTTACATGGTAAATTAAGCTTTGATGTATTTAGTGATTTTTATTAGATTGTTGAATAAATAGTTAAGGAAACGTTATCGCATTGGTGTTGTATTAAGAATTACTATTGTATTTCTCGATAGGGAAAGAGAGAAGGTAGTTCAATTGTACTTTTCTTTAAAGTCGAAATTTTTTTAGACATTtaggttaaattttttttttgtacattagTTTATATGGAGGGTTAGATCAATCGACCACATTTTTGGTCATGTTTAGGTGTACGTTTACAAGGTTTGGAATTGCATTGCCACATTTGGGGAGATTCAGAAATATATTTTCTGAGATGTTTGGTAACATAAGCCACGTTCATGTTAAAGCTCTGCTTAAACGTAATTGATAGTTTTTGCCTAAATTCTaccttttagattttttttatttgacatacatttcttaaaataaattctGCTTTCATTGCAATTTACTTAGAATAGCGGCATTCTTTTTTACCTTAAAAGAGTTCACAGATGAATATAAGTTTGTTTAGGAGTTTAAGTTTCATTTACTAATTAAAAGAATAATTATATAATCTCCGTAAGTAAGTTTTGGGATGATTACAATGCAGAGCTAGGTTGTCTACGTGGTGAATAATGAAGATATTGTTATCTATGAAGTAGAAGGACATTTTatctttaaatatttaaatccATGTGTGCATTGCTAATTCATGTAATTCTTATTTCACATTTTATTTCGTataaaataattcataaatTCCCACGTACTTAATACAAGTATTTTAATTAATATCATCAAACAAATGTTATAATTAGTTATGCCGTATGTTTTTTTCCCCTCTTATTCCTTAAATCAAACACTTATAAATTGCCTTATGCGATTAGTTTATGATGGGATTAGTTGCTCTAATATCACAATTAAACAACCCTTAGctaatataaatatttctttacgCGGTcaaaagataaaatttaaattcttgtATATAATCTTACACTTCAAAACAGTTTAAACTTTAGTTGCAGTATTTCACATACTTTAACGTGACTTTAGCGTAAGAAGAGCATCTATATATGCTCGAATGTCGTTATCACGATGGATCAAAAAACTATTTTGACATAGCTGAAGCAAGAAAAAATAACCAGATTCTTTTATAAGAAGACAGTTAATTCACACAACTGTTctaatatttacttttaaatatCTAAAATATGTTTTCAGCAGCGCGCACACACAAAAAACTCTATATTTACGTACTCACAAGGGCTGTCCCTCT from Lycium ferocissimum isolate CSIRO_LF1 chromosome 2, AGI_CSIRO_Lferr_CH_V1, whole genome shotgun sequence includes:
- the LOC132048092 gene encoding F-box/kelch-repeat protein At3g23880-like, translated to MNSDQFGQETMFCPFLPGDIVIDILLRLPVKSLSRFTSVSKPFCSLIKNPNFISKQHAKTTQEKPPDLLIMGRHHKTLEVTVRLTKSLTKPRHVIPPPLHFDVPFGVTSEKTRIVGSANGLVCLNLINHNGVAIVIWNPAIKTFKPIPKSPNVSSLGKLTVTDLGFGYHPGNDDYMIVRLLNVATSRRKYEVEVYMLSTNSWRKIASDGRILQVIRPFWKPMAPGMIVVKGVAYWVGVEVRNEEMCSVVVSLEMTSEELTFILPPIEHHGIVVDLIREATTLRLFNLNESLALIYSTNLEKVDIWLNNGFDIWVLNKELRTWTRILKVEPIEGFLLEAGFWENSKALVAQERKEMCYDENGEYVYTKGETKLFLYDVTKGDFEIIENHELRAPFQAYSYSESLVPVNGGVDVVKEVDLSKFLDFDPLLF